A DNA window from Dunckerocampus dactyliophorus isolate RoL2022-P2 chromosome 17, RoL_Ddac_1.1, whole genome shotgun sequence contains the following coding sequences:
- the LOC129169802 gene encoding nucleus accumbens-associated protein 2 has translation MSQLLHVEIPNFGATVLGSLNEQRLLGHYCDVSILVKGQAFKAHRAVLAASSLYFRDLFSTSTKTQFELPSSVTPACFEQILSFCYTGKLTMAASEQLVVMYTAGYLQIQHIVERGMDLMFKANSPHCDSQTAGSLEETGSEPQSPCNNGSGLAVAALLANTGWSPSLVLPPRKIKLEGGEPTPLTLPSTQSKISSSELGSRLARASSLFYTTAGGTTIPGVPPYHLLGAGGVGAVGGAGGERSSPGESSLPTTDSPTSYQNEDEEFEEEPYDGIAEDGYSHIYGRSANPFGIPEKPDMAGVPLALENRNCVLIRRDLVALPASLISQIGYRCHPKLYTEGDPGEKLELVAGTQVFMTRGQLMNCHLCAGIKHKVLLRRLLATFFDRNTLANSCGTGIRSSTSDPSRKPLDSRVLNAVKLYCQNFNPNFKESEMNVIAADMCTNARRVRKRWLPKIKSMLPDGMEVYRAGMAMGGAPVGLGLGLGTNPQQGVPLPFEADFKTFEQRLYPDRKDPLRTHPPLATGSPGSAATGAEVEAAGGGVQEEQEEDEDEAGLEAGDGSLGTPALIPGAEAGVCGDASSEQEGFEQGLRVNGQ, from the exons ATGTCGCAGTTGCTCCATGTGGAGATCCCAAACTTTGGAGCCACGGTCCTGGGCTCCCTTAACGAGCAGCGCTTGTTGGGACACTACTGTGATGTCTCCATTCTGGTCAAAG GCCAGGCTTTTAAAGCCCACCGGGCCGTCCTGGCCGCCAGCAGCCTCTACTTCCGCGACCTCTTCAGCACCTCCACCAAGACCCAGTTCGAGCTGCCCTCCTCGGTCACACCGGCCTGCTTCGAGCAGATCCTGTCTTTCTGCTACACGGGGAAGCTAACCATGGCGGCAAGCGAACAGCTGGTGGTCATGTACACTGCGGGCTACCTTCAAATCCAGCACATAGTGGAAAGAGGCATGGACCTGATGTTCAAGGCCAACTCACCCCACTGTGACTCGCAGACAGCGGGTTCATTGGAAGAGACTGGGTCTGAGCCACAGAGTCCTTGCAATAATGGCAGCGGCTTGGCGGTGGCCGCCCTTTTGGCCAACACCGGCTGGTCTCCGTCTCTAGTCCTGCCACCGCGGAAGATTAAACTAGAGGGGGGTGAGCCCACGCCGCTCACACTACCATCAACGCAGAGCAAAATCTCGTCCTCAGAGCTGGGGAGTCGGTTGGCGAGGGCCAGTTCGTTGTTCTACACGACGGCGGGAGGTACCACCATCCCTGGCGTACCCCCTTACCACCTACTGGGAGCTGGGGGCGTCGGAGCAGTAGGAGGGGCGGGAGGTGAAAGATCAAGTCCTGGTGAATCCAGTCTGCCCACGACTGACAGTCCAACGTCGTACCAGAACGAAGATGAAGAGTTTGAGGAGGAGCCCTATGACGGGATCGCAGAGGACGGCTACAGTCACATCTATGGGCGTTCAGCGAACCCCTTTGGGA TCCCGGAAAAGCCCGACATGGCAGGAGTGCCCCTGGCCTTGGAGAACCGCAACTGCGTGCTGATTCGTCGGGACCTGGTGGCGCTGCCCGCGAGCCTGATCAGCCAGATAGGCTATCGCTGCCACCCTAAGCTCTACACGGAGGGCGACCCCGGAGAGAAGCTGGAACTAGTTGCTG GTACACAGGTGTTCATGACTCGAGGCCAACTCATGAACTGTCATCTCTGCGCTGGAATCAAACACAAAGTCTTGTTGCGTCGTCTCTTAGCGACATTCTTTGATAG AAACACTTTAGCCAACAGCTGTGGGACTGGTATCCGCTCCTCGACCAGTGACCCCAGTAGGAAACCCCTGGACAGCAGGGTCCTCAACGCTGTCAAAC TCTACTGTCAGAATTTCAACCCTAACTTCAAGGAGAGTGAAATGAATGTGATTGCTGCTGACATGTGCACAAACGCACGGCGTGTCCGCAAGAGGTGGCTGCCCAAGATCAAGTCCATGCTGCCCGACGGCATGGAGGTGTACCGCGCCGGCATGGCCATGGGCGGCGCCCCCGTAGGGCTGGGGCTGGGCCTCGGCACCAACCCTCAACAAGGGGTTCCCCTCCCCTTTGAGGCCGACTTCAAGACCTTTGAGCAGAGGCTGTATCCCGACCGCAAGGACCCTCTGAGGACTCATCCACCGCTAGCCACCGGCAGCCCGGGCTCGGCGGCGACCGGAGCGGAGGTGGAAGCCGCGGGGGGAGGAGTCCAGGAAGAGCAGGAGGAAGACGAGGATGAAGCCGGCTTAGAGGCCGGCGACGGATCACTGGGCACGCCCGCTTTGATCCCCGGTGCCGAGGCGGGCGTTTGTGGCGACGCGTCGTCCGAGCAGGAAGGTTTTGAACAAGGCCTGAGGGTGAACGGACAGTGA